The Salminus brasiliensis chromosome 3, fSalBra1.hap2, whole genome shotgun sequence genome contains a region encoding:
- the prrt1 gene encoding proline-rich transmembrane protein 1: MSSEKHALEEAAGRQAMSQQMTQMAPPPYLPAQDPNMPPHPPPPGCGPQPNYPPPPPPPGSEGYLQETQFHCGTLGPQGAPNGYTIQTHAPGGTVPHPPVGYLHPGYPLQLQPCTAYVPVYPIGTGGQPYLPNGAPHPGVAPGQMAMQMPPGIALMEPRRPPHDYLPIAVLTTVCCFWPTGIIAIIKAVQVRTAVARGDMVTAEIASREARNFSFISLAVGIASIVLCTILTVVVIIASQHHEDDWEP; this comes from the exons CTCTAGAGGAGGCGGCTGGCAGGCAAGCCATGTCGCAGCAGATGACCCAAATGGCTCCTCCGCCCTACCTGCCTGCACAGGACCCAAACATGCCTCCACATCCTCCCCCACCCGGCTGCGGCCCCCAACCTAATTACCCgccaccccccccacctcccGGCTCGGAAGGGTACCTGCAGGAGACCCAGTTCCACTGCGGGACACTCGGGCCTCAGGGAGCTCCAAACGGCTACACAATACAAACGCACGCCCCTGGAGGTACTGTCCCTCATCCTCCGGTGGGCTACTTGCACCCTGGATACCCTCTACAGCTGCAGCCCTGCACGGCATACGTTCCAGTCTATCCTATTGGGACAGGG GGTCAGCCTTACCTGCCAAATGGCGCTCCCCATCCAGGTGTGGCCCCGGGACAGATGGCCATGCAGATGCCCCCAGGTATTGCTCTGATGGAACCGCGCCGCCCCCCTCACGATTACCTGCCTATAGCTGTCTTGACCACCGTCTGCTGCTTCTGGCCCACCGGCATCATCGCCATCATCAAAGCTGTGCAG GTGCGTACTGCCGTTGCCCGTGGCGACATGGTGACAGCGGAAATAGCATCCCGCGAGGCGCGTAACTTTTCCTTCATCAGTCTGGCAGTGGGCATCGCTTCTATCGTCCTTTGCACCATCCTCACCGTTGTCGTCATCATCGCCTCTCAGCACCACGAGGACGACTGGGAGCCCTAA